From Crocosphaera sp. UHCC 0190, one genomic window encodes:
- a CDS encoding type II toxin-antitoxin system RelE/ParE family toxin, with the protein MESTIEIKLLETDEGKVPFEEWYDSLKDKVTKVRVRRRLDRIELGNFGDTESVGFGVYELRLHFGAGYRVYFARVGNTVIVLVGGGDKSSQKKDIAQAKAIWREYKDEAQKYVRKLGS; encoded by the coding sequence ATGGAATCGACGATTGAAATCAAGCTCTTGGAGACTGATGAGGGAAAAGTCCCGTTTGAAGAATGGTACGATTCGCTTAAGGATAAAGTAACCAAGGTGCGAGTTCGACGGCGTTTAGATCGAATCGAACTAGGCAACTTTGGGGATACCGAATCAGTAGGGTTCGGGGTTTACGAGTTACGACTTCATTTTGGAGCAGGATATCGAGTTTATTTTGCGCGTGTCGGAAATACGGTCATTGTTCTTGTCGGGGGCGGTGACAAAAGTAGCCAAAAGAAGGACATCGCCCAAGCCAAAGCTATATGGAGGGAATATAAGGATGAAGCTCAAAAGTATGTACGAAAGCTTGGATCGTGA
- a CDS encoding addiction module antidote protein produces MYESLDRDLQDPEYVAFYLNDALHEGSPEEFYLALRNVIKANQGMSQVADSTELGRESLYKALSESGNPQFSTVSKIVGALGLQISIEPVMNAS; encoded by the coding sequence ATGTACGAAAGCTTGGATCGTGACTTACAAGATCCAGAATATGTGGCTTTCTATCTCAATGATGCGCTGCATGAAGGCTCACCTGAAGAGTTTTATCTCGCTTTGAGAAATGTCATAAAAGCCAATCAAGGGATGAGTCAAGTGGCGGACTCAACTGAGCTAGGAAGGGAAAGTCTCTACAAGGCACTAAGCGAGTCAGGGAATCCACAATTTTCAACGGTAAGCAAAATCGTCGGGGCTTTGGGCTTACAAATCTCCATTGAACCCGTGATGAATGCCTCCTAA
- a CDS encoding toxin-antitoxin system HicB family antitoxin, with product MATLTIRLPDDKHYRLKELAQARGISVNKLIEELSTIALAEFDAYCRFRAMAAKGNPEEGLRLLEKLDALTN from the coding sequence ATGGCGACTTTAACCATTCGTTTACCCGATGACAAGCACTACCGATTAAAAGAGCTTGCCCAAGCTAGAGGCATCAGTGTCAACAAGTTAATTGAAGAACTTTCGACCATCGCTTTAGCTGAATTTGATGCCTATTGTCGATTTAGAGCGATGGCCGCCAAGGGAAATCCAGAAGAAGGGTTAAGACTCTTGGAAAAACTTGATGCGCTAACCAATTGA